A part of Candidatus Poribacteria bacterium genomic DNA contains:
- a CDS encoding phytanoyl-CoA dioxygenase family protein — translation LSLVRGILGEDCVLADCSATSIGPHTDEGGAWHVDVPLGQLPEPLPDFPLTIQNAWMLDAFTTTNGATQIVPNSHRTRRKPVWGGQREDGKILTGSAGSVAIWLSNTWHRSGPNATDNPRRAILCYYSRSWIKPFTDYTSLAPEIAQTFSPELRYLLGYSANPPIRG, via the coding sequence CTTTCGTTGGTGCGGGGGATTCTCGGCGAAGATTGTGTGCTCGCCGACTGTAGCGCGACTAGTATCGGACCCCACACCGATGAGGGTGGGGCATGGCATGTAGATGTTCCGCTCGGTCAGTTGCCTGAACCTTTGCCGGACTTCCCGTTGACCATCCAGAATGCTTGGATGCTCGATGCGTTCACAACGACCAACGGGGCGACGCAGATTGTTCCTAACAGCCATCGCACTCGCAGAAAGCCTGTATGGGGCGGACAGCGGGAGGATGGGAAGATACTGACGGGATCTGCCGGCTCGGTCGCTATCTGGCTCTCAAATACATGGCATCGATCGGGACCCAACGCAACAGACAACCCCCGTCGGGCAATCCTCTGCTATTACTCTCGCTCATGGATTAAACCGTTCACCGATTATACATCACTAGCCCCGGAGATCGCGCAAACCTTCTCACCGGAACTGCGGTATCTTCTCGGATATTCGGCGAACCCTCCTATACGAGGGTAG
- the trpD gene encoding anthranilate phosphoribosyltransferase, protein MIRETIQKVVDGHDLTERETVDTMNEIMSGEATPAQVASFITALRIKGETIEEITGAARVMREKSTKIHTKHPFAVDTCGTGGDGSHSFNISTTAAFVVAGAEIPVAKHGNRAASSQSGSADVLKALGVNIEIGPEQVGACIDDVGIGFLFAVTLHGAMKYAIGPRREIGIRTIFNALGPLTNPAGARAQVLGVYAPTLTEPLANVLKNLGSHRAFVVHGGDGLDEITTTTTTQVSELADGEVNTYTLDPRGLGIPTAQPSDLKGGTPEENAEMTLSVLRGEKSPKRDIVLLNAAAAIVAGGKTADIAAGLAAAAESIDSGRALEKLEGLKAKSNQVF, encoded by the coding sequence ATGATCCGCGAAACAATCCAAAAAGTTGTCGATGGACACGACTTAACGGAGCGTGAAACTGTTGACACCATGAACGAAATAATGAGCGGTGAAGCGACGCCTGCGCAAGTTGCTTCTTTCATTACCGCTCTCCGAATCAAAGGCGAGACGATTGAAGAAATTACCGGTGCCGCACGCGTTATGCGAGAAAAGTCGACAAAGATCCACACCAAACATCCTTTTGCTGTTGATACTTGCGGTACAGGCGGAGATGGCTCACACTCATTCAACATCTCAACGACCGCGGCATTTGTTGTGGCAGGAGCAGAGATTCCAGTGGCAAAGCACGGTAACCGAGCGGCTTCGAGCCAAAGTGGTAGTGCGGACGTTCTTAAAGCGTTGGGCGTAAATATCGAAATCGGACCAGAGCAGGTTGGGGCGTGTATTGATGATGTGGGAATCGGTTTTCTCTTTGCTGTTACGTTGCACGGTGCGATGAAATATGCGATTGGACCCCGCCGAGAAATCGGTATCCGTACAATTTTCAATGCGCTCGGTCCGCTCACGAACCCCGCCGGTGCTCGAGCACAGGTCCTTGGGGTCTACGCACCAACGCTGACGGAGCCCTTGGCGAATGTCCTCAAAAATCTTGGCAGCCATCGTGCGTTCGTTGTACATGGAGGAGATGGCTTGGACGAGATTACAACAACAACGACGACGCAGGTTTCGGAGTTGGCAGATGGCGAGGTCAATACATACACGCTTGATCCGAGGGGATTGGGTATCCCAACAGCACAACCCAGCGACCTCAAAGGAGGAACACCGGAAGAAAATGCAGAAATGACGTTGAGCGTCCTCAGAGGCGAAAAGAGCCCCAAACGGGACATCGTGTTGCTCAATGCAGCGGCGGCAATTGTGGCGGGTGGTAAGACTGCGGATATAGCAGCAGGACTCGCAGCGGCAGCAGAATCTATCGATTCCGGGCGGGCGTTGGAGAAATTGGAAGGGTTAAAGGCGAAATCAAACCAGGTATTTTAA
- the trpD gene encoding anthranilate phosphoribosyltransferase: MRETIQKVVDGHDLTERETVDTMNEIMSSEATSAQVASFITALRIKGETIEEITGAARVMREKSTKVHTKHPFVVDTSGTGGDGAHTFNISTTAAFVVAGTGIPVAKHGNRAISSRSGAADVLKALGVNIEIGPEQIGACIDDVGIGFLFTITLHSAMKYAIAPRQEVGIRTIFNALGPLTNPAGAQAQVLGVYALTLTEPLAHVLKNFGAQCAFVVHGRDGLDEITTTTTTQVSELVDGEVNTYTLDPTELGIPTVQPSDLKGGTPEENAEMTLSVLRGEKGPKRDIVLLNAAAAIVAGGKAEDITAGLAVAAESIDSGWALEKLEGLKAKSNEAL, translated from the coding sequence ATCCGCGAAACAATCCAAAAAGTTGTCGATGGACACGACTTAACGGAGCGTGAAACCGTTGATACTATGAACGAAATAATGAGCAGCGAAGCGACGTCAGCGCAAGTTGCTTCGTTCATCACTGCTCTCCGAATTAAGGGCGAAACGATTGAAGAAATCACCGGTGCGGCGCGTGTGATGCGCGAAAAATCGACGAAGGTTCACACCAAACACCCCTTTGTTGTTGATACTTCTGGCACGGGCGGGGATGGAGCACATACGTTCAATATTTCAACAACCGCCGCATTTGTTGTGGCGGGAACGGGGATTCCCGTGGCAAAACATGGTAACCGAGCCATTTCGAGCCGGAGCGGAGCCGCCGACGTTCTCAAAGCGTTGGGCGTAAACATCGAAATCGGACCAGAACAGATTGGGGCGTGTATTGATGATGTAGGCATCGGCTTTCTCTTTACAATTACATTGCACAGCGCGATGAAATATGCGATTGCCCCCCGCCAAGAAGTCGGTATCCGCACAATTTTCAACGCGCTCGGTCCACTCACGAATCCTGCCGGGGCGCAGGCACAAGTCCTTGGTGTTTACGCACTAACACTGACGGAGCCTCTAGCACATGTCCTCAAGAATTTTGGAGCCCAGTGCGCGTTTGTTGTGCATGGCAGAGACGGTTTGGACGAGATCACAACGACGACAACGACTCAGGTTTCGGAGTTGGTAGATGGTGAGGTGAATACTTACACGCTTGATCCGACGGAATTGGGTATCCCAACTGTACAACCCAGCGACCTCAAAGGTGGAACGCCAGAAGAAAACGCGGAAATGACGTTGAGCGTCTTGAGAGGTGAAAAGGGCCCCAAACGGGACATAGTGTTGCTTAACGCAGCGGCGGCGATTGTTGCGGGTGGTAAGGCTGAAGACATAACAGCGGGACTCGCAGTAGCAGCTGAATCTATTGATTCAGGGTGGGCGTTGGAGAAATTGGAAGGGTTGAAGGCAAAATCGAATGAGGCACTTTAA
- a CDS encoding aldo/keto reductase, translating into MAQLSKATLGRTGLDVTRLSYGAMEIRSEWAGNDERPLTETQAETVLNALLDAGINFIDTADCYGRSEEYIGRFISHRRDEYYLASKCGCHPDHGQKHLGWVGKIWTKENVHRGVDESLRRLKTDYLDVMQFHGATVEDCEKGHVIDALNEAREQGKVRWIGTSSALEHKPTFLEWGSFDVFQLGYSALDRTTENFIAEAADAGTGMIIRGGVAQGEPGEGRGSADRWQQAFDKAKLDELRDEDESRTAFILRFTLSHPHVHTTIVGTRNVDHLLENVQTAERGPLPPDVYAEAKRRLDAIGLTPTDSLANV; encoded by the coding sequence ATGGCTCAGTTATCTAAAGCAACTCTCGGACGGACGGGACTTGACGTAACTCGCTTGAGTTACGGTGCGATGGAGATCCGGTCGGAGTGGGCTGGCAACGACGAGCGTCCACTGACCGAAACACAGGCGGAAACTGTCCTCAATGCACTATTAGATGCCGGAATCAACTTCATTGATACCGCCGATTGCTACGGTCGCAGTGAAGAGTATATCGGCAGATTTATCTCCCATCGACGCGATGAATACTACTTGGCGAGCAAGTGTGGCTGCCACCCAGATCACGGACAAAAGCACTTAGGATGGGTTGGCAAAATTTGGACGAAGGAAAATGTCCACCGCGGCGTGGATGAAAGCCTGCGGCGATTGAAAACTGACTATCTTGATGTGATGCAATTCCACGGCGCAACGGTAGAAGATTGCGAAAAAGGGCACGTGATAGATGCCTTGAACGAAGCGCGAGAACAGGGCAAGGTGCGCTGGATCGGGACATCGTCTGCCCTTGAACATAAACCGACCTTTCTTGAGTGGGGTTCGTTTGATGTGTTTCAGCTTGGATATTCCGCGCTTGACCGCACCACTGAAAATTTTATCGCTGAGGCAGCGGACGCGGGGACTGGGATGATTATCCGGGGCGGCGTTGCACAGGGTGAACCGGGAGAAGGCAGAGGGAGTGCTGACAGATGGCAGCAGGCATTCGACAAGGCAAAGTTAGACGAGCTGCGCGATGAAGATGAAAGCCGTACTGCATTCATTTTACGTTTTACCCTGAGCCATCCACACGTTCATACGACCATCGTGGGAACGCGGAACGTCGACCACCTGCTTGAGAATGTACAAACCGCTGAACGCGGTCCGTTGCCACCAGATGTTTACGCAGAGGCAAAGCGCCGCCTTGATGCAATCGGGCTGACGCCGACGGATTCACTCGCAAATGTGTAG
- a CDS encoding aminotransferase class V-fold PLP-dependent enzyme, producing the protein MEELLDKAGEHTAKLMGVEAAYITSGCFAALALSTAACMTGRDRQKISQIPEIVGIKHEVLIQAKHRNSYDREYPVPGGVLVEVGDADSCTVDALEEAIGPNTAAVAYLARRDSDSSILPLADVVKTAHAHGVPVIVDAATHIYPVDYFRGLAQSADLVCFSGKYFNAPPAVGIACGKKELMEAVADHGYIGFYNPDGRSFGRGFKIGRHDVIGLVAALEWWLNADHDERHAKDEARLASMQQALEGVAGVGEMEIVHVATHTGSTLQVGIDSEVSGKDARQVVAELDAGEPRIRVGGGEDSITIHAHPLNEGEEEIIIDRLKAVLTS; encoded by the coding sequence ATGGAGGAACTTCTAGACAAAGCGGGTGAGCACACCGCAAAACTGATGGGCGTTGAGGCAGCCTACATAACCTCTGGTTGCTTTGCCGCGCTTGCCCTGAGCACCGCCGCCTGTATGACCGGGAGAGATCGCCAGAAGATCAGTCAAATCCCGGAGATCGTTGGCATTAAGCACGAGGTACTCATCCAAGCGAAACATCGCAACAGCTACGACCGAGAATATCCTGTGCCCGGCGGGGTGCTTGTGGAGGTGGGAGACGCAGACAGCTGCACCGTTGATGCGTTGGAAGAAGCGATAGGCCCCAACACCGCAGCAGTTGCTTACCTTGCTAGAAGGGATAGTGACAGCTCGATTCTACCGTTGGCAGATGTGGTCAAAACGGCTCACGCCCACGGTGTACCCGTCATCGTTGATGCTGCGACCCATATCTATCCCGTAGACTACTTCCGAGGGCTTGCACAGTCGGCGGATTTGGTATGCTTTAGCGGCAAATACTTCAATGCCCCGCCTGCGGTTGGGATTGCATGCGGCAAAAAGGAATTGATGGAGGCCGTAGCGGATCACGGTTATATCGGCTTCTACAACCCTGATGGGCGTTCATTTGGGAGAGGGTTTAAGATAGGTCGTCACGATGTAATCGGACTGGTGGCGGCACTGGAGTGGTGGCTGAACGCAGATCATGACGAACGTCATGCGAAGGATGAGGCGAGGCTCGCTAGTATGCAGCAGGCATTGGAAGGTGTTGCGGGGGTTGGGGAGATGGAGATAGTGCACGTCGCTACACATACCGGATCCACTCTACAAGTTGGCATTGATTCAGAAGTTTCGGGAAAGGACGCGAGGCAGGTCGTGGCTGAGCTTGACGCAGGCGAGCCTCGTATCAGGGTGGGCGGGGGTGAGGATAGCATCACGATTCACGCCCATCCCCTGAACGAAGGTGAGGAAGAAATCATCATCGATCGGTTGAAGGCTGTGCTCACCAGCTAA